The genomic segment CGGGGGCGACGGCGTGGTGCGTTACGTAGCGGTGATGACCAACGCCAGCGGAACGAGCAATGCGATGTACGAAGGTATTCGCTGCCTCACCGGTGAGGTTAAAACCTACGCCCGAGCAGGCTCATCCGGAAATTGGTCCGTAGTGAGTACACCTGTCTGGCGGGATGTGATGGGCAATCTGCCTTCCCCCCACGCCCGCGTATTTGCCCGCCAAGCTGCGTGCGAATCGCGGGTCGCAGGCAGCAAAGCCGAAATTCTCAATGCACTGAAATTCGGAAAGAACTCGCCGAACTACCGGGCGCCCAGCGAGCAATAGTCACAGCACCAGCCAGCCGGGGCAGACTTGCCCCTTAACGGGTGAGCACCAGGTTGTCGCGGTGGACCATTTCGGGCTCTGCTGCGTAACCGAGCAGGCGCTCAAACTCTGCAGAAGGCTTGCGGCACAGCAGACGGGCTTCGGCACTGGCGTAGTTGGCCAGTCCACGGGCGATCTCGAGGCCGGTTTCGTCGCGCACGGCGATCACATCGCCACGCGAAAACTTGCCTTCAACCTGCAGCATGCCAATAGGCAGCAAGCTCTTGCCTTCATCCCGCACTTTGGCAGCTGCACCGGCATCCACCACCACGGCGCCGCGCATCTGCAGATGGTCGGCCATCCACTGCTTACGGGCCTGGTTCTTTTGGGTCTGGGCAATCAGCAAGGTGCCAATCGCATCGCCCTGCGTCAGACGGATCAAGGCATCTGGCTCACGCCCCCAGGCAATCACGGTCGACGCTCCAGAACCAGCAGCCCGCTTAGCCGCCAAAATCTTGGTCAGCATCCCACCACGGCCAATGCTGCTACCGGCACCGCCGGCCATCAACTCCAAGGCGGGGTCCCCAGCCTTCGCTTCGCTTACGAAAGTGGCGGCAGGGTCTTTGCGGGGATCCGCGGTAAACAGGCCTTTTTGGTCGGTGAGGATGACCAAGGCATCCGCCTCCACCAAATTGGCCACCAGAGCACCCAAGGTGTCGTTATCGCCGAACTTGATCTCATCGTTGACAACTGTGTCGTTCTCGTTGATCACCGGCACAACGCCCAGCTTCAACAGTGTCAGCAAGGTCGATCGGGCATTCAAGTAGCGCTCACGGTCGGCAAGATCGGCGTGGGTCAACAACACCTGGGCACTGCCCAAGTCGTTAGCGCGGAGCTTGGTCTCGTACATCTGAGCCAAGCCCATCTGACCCACGGCCGCAGCCGCTTGCAACTCCTGCACCGCTTTCGGCCGGGTTGCCCAGCCCAGACGCTTCATGCCTTCGGCAATGGCGCCGCTCGACACCATGATGACCTCACGGCCATCACGAATCAAATGTGCCAATTGGCGGCACCACTCACCGATAGCCTGCTCATCCAAACCGCGGCCATCATTGGTGACCAGACTGGAGCCGACCTTGACCACGACACGGCGTGCATCACGAAGAACAGATGAGCTGAATTTTTGATTCATTGATGCCTGTAGCCCTAATCGAATATGCGTGAGAAGCTATAAATATCGTAGCAATAACCAAAGGATCCGAAGATCAGAATTACTCCGTCGGCGCGTCTGAATCTGTCGATCCCGGCGCAAATCGCGGATCGATCTCGACGTGCGGCATCTCGGCGATCTGCTGTGCCTTGATGTGCTTGTAAATTTCTTTGATCAGAGGCTCGCAACCCTCACGGGTCAGCGCAGAAATCTCGAACACCGGTCCTTTGAACTTGTAGCGTTTGACAAAGTCTTTGATCAACGCAACCCTGTCATCCGTGGGGATCATGTCCAATTTGTTCAGCACCAGCCAGCGGGGCTTTTTGTACAACTCTTCGTCGTATTTCTTAAGCTCATTGACGATGGCTTTCGCTTGCGCAACGGTATCCACACCTTCATCAAAAGGCGCCATATCGATCACGTGTAAGAGCAAGCGGGTGCGCTGCAAATGCCGCAAAAACTGATGTCCAAGGCCTGCACCCTCGGCAGCGCCTTCAATCAAACCGGGCAAATCGGCTACGACAAAGCTCTGCTCGGGGCCGACGCGCACCACACCTAGGTTGGGGTGCAGTGTGGTGAAGGGGTAGTCGGCAATACGCGGGCGCGCATTCGATACCGCTGAAATGAAGGTGGATTTGCCCGCATTGGGCATACCCAGCAGGCCGACATCGGCCAGCACCTTGAGCTCTAGCTTCAGGTTGCGTTTTTCGCCAGGCCAGCCCGGAGTTTTTTGACGTGGTGCCCGGTTAATTGCGCTTTTAAAACGCATGTTCCCAAAGCCGCCGTCACCGCCTTTGGCGATGGTGATTACCTCGCCCGGCTGCAGCAGCTCAAACAGCACTTCGCCGGTTTCGGCGTCGGTAATGATGGTCCCGACCGGCATTTTGAGGGTGATGTCATCACCAGCTGCACCGAACATGTCGGAGCCCATGCCGTGCTCGCCGCGCTTGGCATCGTAGCGACGGGCAAAGCGGTAGTCCACCAGGGTATTCAGGTTGGGGTCCGCCACTGCGAACACGTGGCCGCCGCGGCCACCGTCTCCCCCGTTGGGGCCGCCGAATTCTTTGTACTTCTCATGCCGGAAGGAAACGCAACCCGCGCCACCGTCTCCCGCGGAGATATCAATGTAGGCTTCGTCAACAAACTTCATGGTCGTACACCGAGGTTAGAAATGAAAAACCCCGCGCGGAAGGCGCAGGGTTTCTCGGGGGAGCCAGTGCAGATTACGCTGCAGTGATGCTCACTGTGTGCTTGTTCAACGCACCCTTGACTGCGAACGACACTTTGCCGTCCACCAGTGCAAACAGAGTGTGGTCCACGCCCATGCCGACGTTGTCGCCAGCGTGGAACTTGGTACCGCGTTGACGCACGATGATGGAACCAGCGCTGATCAACTCACCGCCGAAAGCCTTCACACCGAGCATCTTTGGCTTGGAATCACGTCCGTTGCGCGTAGAGCCGCCGCCTTTTTTCTGTGCCATGACCTATTCCTTTAAGCCTTGATCGCGCCGATTTGCAGTTCGGTGAACTGCTGACGGTGACCTTGACGTTTCTGGTAGTGCTTACGACGACGCATCTTGAAGATACGCACTTTGTCGTGCTTTCCGTGGGAAATTACTGTGACCGTAACGGTCGCACCGGACACCAAGGGTGTGCCGACTTTCAGTTCAGCGCCGTTTCCGACTGCCAGAACCTGGTCGATCACGATCTCTTGGCCTACGTCCGCAGCAATCTGTTCTACTTTAATTTTTTCGCCAGCAGCAACACGATATTGCTTGCCGCCGGTTTTTATGACCGCGTACATGTTGACCTCTTCGACTAGGAAATTCTGCAAATGAATTTTTACAGAGCCTAGGAGTATAACATTTACTTGTAATTCGTCAAAGCAGCACAAAACAGCGCAGAGCAAGCCCTATCGGGCGTCCCTATAATCCACCAAAACAAACCGGTCTAACGCCTTGCAAGTCTCTACTCCTGCTTCTTCGACGGGGCTCTCCATCGTCGAACCCGACATGCGCGAAGTTGACGGGGTCATCGCTCACAGATTGGACTCCGGCGTACCCTTGGTGGGCAGCGTATCTCAATACATCATTTCTGCCGGTGGAAAGCGCCTGCGTCCCGCCCTGCTGCTGCTGTGCTGCGGAGCTTTGGGATACACAGGCACCCAGCGCTTCAACATGGCGGCTGTGGTCGAGTTCATTCACACCGCCACCCTGCTACATGATGATGTGGTGGACGAATCCGAGCTGCGCCGCGGCGCCCCCACCGCGAACGCAAGGTTTGGCAACCCTGCCAGCGTGCTGGTGGGCGACTTTTTGTACTCGCGCGCTTTCCAGATGATGGTTGAAGCCCAAAGCATGCGGATCATGCAGGTACTTGCCGATGCCACCAACATCATTTCAGAAGGCGAGGTGATGCAGCTCATGAACATGCACAACGCCGCGCTCGATGAAGCCGGCTACCTGCAAGTCATCCGCTCCAAAACTGCCAAACTTTTTGAGGCCAGCGCTCGTGTGGGCGCCATTTTGTCGGGCGGCACACCTGCACAGGAGGACGCCTGCGCCGAATACGGCCAGGCCATGGGCACTGCGTTTCAAGTGATTGACGATGTGCTCGACTACGCGGGCGACGCCGCTGTCATGGGCAAAAACCTTGGCGACGATTTGCGCGAAGGCAAAACCACCCTCCCCCTGATTGCCGCCATGCAGCGCGGCACCGACGCAGAGCGCGCCACCATTCAAACTGCGATTGAAACTGGCGACATCAGCATGCTAGACGCCGTGGTAGCTATCGTGCACAAAACCGGCGCACTCGATATTGCAAAAGCGTCCGCCCGCATCGAAGCTGAGCGCGCCATTGCGGCGGCCAAACAATTGCCTACCAATGCATATTCCGCTTGCTTGGTCAGCCTCGCCAGCCAACTGCTGGAGCGCAACCACTGAGCTGCGCTCAACGCACCCACCATGTAAAAAGGGCCTGTCAGAAGACAGACCCTTTTTACATGAAGCGCGCGTACTAATTAAGCAGCTTGCTTGCGGCGGCGGGCGATGGCACCCATCACGCCCAAACCGGCCAACAGCATGGCGTAGGTTTCTGGTTCTGGAACAGGTGCTGCGCTCAAGGCAACACCGTAAGTACCACCGTTGATGCCAGTCGCAACGCCCTTGATGTCGATGTGGTAGTTGCCAGCAGTCGGCAGGTTGAAGGTGTAACCGGTGCCATTGCCAGCAAACGAGCCGTAGTTGACGCTGCCGTTAGGGTGACTGTTGTTCCACAAGTTCACGGTCAAATTGGCGATATCCAAAAAGGTGAACGATGCAAAAGACAGCGTCAGGCTCGTCGCAGCAGCCGTCAGATTCGAAGGAGCTGCGATAGAGAAGTTGATAGTGTCTTCAAAGGAGCCTGGTGTATGGATGAACGATTTCGAAGTCTTTCCGATCGTGCCAGCATTGAAAGTTGCAGCTTGTGCGGAGCCAGCTGCCAAGGCGGACACAGCAATGGCCAAAGCCACGCTAGTTTTTGTGAAGTTCATGTTTATCCCTGTAATGTTGATTGCGTCAGCGACAGAATTTGCCGCTGCTCGCAAGCCCATTATCAAAAACATCCGCCAATCTATCGATAGTCCGATCCGACTACAAGATGGTCAAAAGCGTGAAAAAAGTCACACTTTTTGACCCTCAGCAGCATCAGCGACCGTACACGTCCTCGAACCGCACAATGTCGTCTTCACCCAGATAGCTGCCCGACTGCACTTCGATCATTTCCAGAGCGAGCTTGCCCGGATTTTCCAGGCGGTGGGTCGTGCCCAGGGGGATGTAAGTCGACTCGTTTTCCGACAGCAACAGGGTCTTGTCACCGACCGTCACCTTGGCTGTGCCGCTCACCACAATCCAATGCTCGGCGCGGTGATGGTGCATTTGCAATGACAAAGCAGCCCCCGGCTTGACCACGATCCGCTTCACTTGGAAGCGCTCACCATGGTCAATGCTGTCGTACCAGCCCCACGGGCGGAACACCTTGCGGTGCGCCTGACCCTCACTGCGGCCGGCTTGTTTCAAGCGGTCCACAATTTTCTTCACGTCCTGGGTTTTGTTTTTGTGGGCGACCAGAATCGCATCCGCGGTCTCGACCACAATCAAATCGTCCACGCCCACGCAGGCAATCAACCGCCCCTCCGACAAAGCTAAGGTGTTGCGACTGTCTTGCATCAACACATCGCCCTGCGCCACATTGCCGGCATCGTCCTTGGGGAGCACGTTCCATAAAGCCTCCCACGCCCCTACGTCCGACCAACCGGCAGACAAGGGAATGACCACCCCCGTGGGCAGGCCATCAAGCACCGCACCGCCTTGGCCCGCGAGCCGCTCCATCACGGCGTAGTCAATCGAGTCACTGGGGCACGCACTGAAAGCCTCTTTGCCTACACGCATAAACTCACCGTCTGCACGCCCCTCGCTCCAAGCCGTAGCGCAGGCTTGAGCAATATCAGGGCGGCAGCGCTCCATGGCCGCCAACCACACCGACGCCTTCATCATGAACAAGCCGCTGTTCCAAGAGTACGTGCCCTCATCCAGGTACGCCAGCGCGGTTTGCAAATCGGGCTTTTCCACAAAGCGTGCAATCTGCTTGGCGCCATCTGTACCAAAATCTGCGCCCGACTGGATGTAGCCGTAGCCTGTTTCAGGGGCATCCGGGGTGATGCCAAAAGTCACCACCGCACCCGCTTGCGCCAACTGCGCGCCCTTCACCACCGCGACACGGAAAGCCGCGCCATCCATGATCACGTGGTCTGCCGGCATCACCAGCAGCACCGGGTCCGCTCCGTTTTTAATAGCGGCGTGCGCAGCAATGGTGAGGGCTGGAGCCGTATTTCGCCCCAAAGGCTCCAACACCACCGTCCCCGGCTTGCCCATCAGGCGCATCTGCTCGGCGATCACAAAACGGTATTCCTCGTTGCACACCACCATCGGAGCGGCCAGCTCCACACCGGCAATCCCCTCGACGCGGCGCACAGTGGCTTGCAACAGCGAATCTTCGCCAATCAAAGGCAACAATTGCTTGGGGTACTTCTCGCGGGACAAAGGCCACAAACGGGTGCCGGAGCCGCCCGACAAAACCACGGGTTGAATCAACATCACAAATCCTTCACAAGTCAAAAATCAAGATCAAGCGCGGGCATCGCCCCAGCGCAGGCGCGAGGTGTCATCGCCGGCATACAGCGTCTCGCCATAGCGGTTCACGCAATACAAGCGCGAAACAATCATTTCGTGGAAATGCATATCCGGTGCAATCCGGGTGTACTCAAACAAAATGCCCCGGGTAATCCTTGCCCCTGAGCGGATCACACTACCGTGCCCGATCCAGGCCGGCCCGACGATGGTGGCTCCCTCTTCAATCTTTACGCTGGAGCCGATGTACACCGGTCCCTCAATCTTGACTTTGCCCCACGGAATGCTGGTGTTCAGGCCCACCCACACACCGGGCTGCACTTGTTTGCCGGGCATCGGCATGTTTTCCACCTCGCCCTTCAAAACCCGCTGCAACACCGTCCAATAGTCGCTCACCCGGCCGATATCAATCCAGTGAAACGGCCGGTTCTGTACATAAAACGGCGATCCATCCTGCGCAAGTCGCGGGAACAGCTCCGAGCCGATGTCGTACATCGTGTCCTTGGGCACTTTATCCAGGATCTCGGGCTCAAAAATGTAGATGCCGGTGCTGGCCAAGGTGGACTTGGCATCCTCCGGCTTGGGCTTCTCCTGAAACGAGCGAATCCGCCCATCCTCATCCGCAACAACCATGCCGTAGTTTTGCACCTCTTGCAGCGGCACCTCGAGGGCCACCACGCTGGCCAGCGCGCCTTTGGCTTTGTGCTCGGCAATCGCTGCGGTGATGTCGAGGTCGATCAGCGCATCCCCGCACAGCACCAAAGTGGTTTCGTCAAAAAAACCACTGAAATCCTGAATCCGACGCATGCCGCCAGCCGAGCCCATGGGGCGCGGCAATATATCGCCATGCTCGCGCACCCCTTCGTAGGAATAAGCGATCTCCACACCCCAGCGACTGCCATCGCCAAAGTACTGCTCAATCCGCTGGTGGTGGTACGCCACGTTGATGATGATTTCGCGGATGCCATGCCGCGCCAAATGCTCGATCAAATATTCCATCACCGGCTTGCCCAAAATAGGCACCATCGGTTTGGGCAAGTCTTTGGTCAGCGGGCGGACCCGTGTGCCTTGGCCTGCAGCCAGGATCATTCCTTTTGCCATTTTTACTCCCGTGATCTGATGTAACCCGCTCCACAAAGCGCGTGTTTCACAGCCTAAAAGTGTACTGGCTCAGGTATAGCTCTTTCGACCCCAATTGCGCACTCTCAGCCCACATCTGGTACCTAAAAAGGCGATACCGGAACGATACAAAGCGTACACAAAAACCAAAATTCTCTGGGCAAGTGTGACTTTTTTCACGCCGAACGAACTTCAATTGTCAAAAAGTAGTGGATTCACCCATTTGGGGGATAGGCCTAGTCATTTGGACTACGTAACATCGCGGCTTCGCTGTCACCCTAGCAATAACCCTCGGTTATTTAGTTACAAAAAATGTCTTTGTTGCCCTCGCTCTCTACCGAGGATCTCCATCACTACCACCGCGTGGTCACCCACTCGGTGGAGGTGCGCAGCCATTTCGACATGCTCATCTGGCTGCAGGGAGACATGCAGAAGTACCTGCCACATGACATCCTGATCGCAGCCTGGGGTGATTTCAGCAGCGGCCATGTGCAGCACGACATCATCTCCGCCCTGTCCGGCGTGCGCTCGCATGCAGCGCAGTCAGAGTTTTTGTCGCCGCTCATGGTGAGCTTGTTCAACCGCTGGGCTGAGTTCGGCAAAAAGCCGTTCAGCCTCAATGCCGGCGATTCCGGCTTCTCGCTGGACGAGTTTGGCCTGAAGAGCGCTCTGGGCGGCGCATTGCTCAAAATGCGCAGTGCCACCATCCACGGCATTACCGATGAGCGTGGCAGCCATGACTGCGTCTATGTCGTGTTCAGCGCCCGCAAGCAGTTCACCGACCTCGAGCGAAACGCCATGGCCATGGTTCTGCCCTATATAGATACCGCGCTGCGCCAAGTCGAACACCTGCCGCACCAGTCCGGTGTCAGCTCGTCAGCCCCTGCCAACCCGGCAGCAGAAACAAAAATACCCGAGCCCGATGTCCTCACCGAGCGCGAAGCCGAAATCCTGAAATGGGTCGCACTGGGCAAAACCAACCCCGAAATCGGCAGCATCCTCGACATCAGCGCGTTCACCGTCAAAAACCACATGCAGCGTGTTTTCAAAAAACTCGACGTCTCTAACCGCGCCCAAGCCGTGGGCAAATTCCGGGCATGGGTCAACCATGTCTAAGGCTCACATTACTTTTTCAGCGGCAGAGTTCAACCGCAGCACCGAACACGCCTCCATGGGCCGTGACAACCTGCTCGGCATCCTGGAGACCTGCCTCTGCCCCACCGCGCTGGTCGGCTCACTTTGGGTGCTGGCGTATTGGTTCGAGGGCAGCGTGCCCCCCGCCTACCTGCTGCTCGCCGTGCTCGCGTTCGCACTCACCTTTCCCGGCGAGCCCCGCTTGCAAGCCAGCAAGTCGGGCAGCGTGCTCGACATCTGCCTCAACTGGGTCTGGATCGCAGTCCTGCTTGGGCTCACCGGCTACGCCACCGGCTACATCCGCCAGTTCGACCTGCAAGCCCTCACCGCATGGTTGTGGGCGGCCCCGGCTACCGAAATTGCACTCACCTTCGGCCTGCGCATTGCTGCCCCCATCATCATCAGCCTGCAAGGCCCCAAGCAACGCGCCTTGATCGTCGGCATGAACGAACAAGGCCTGGCCCTTGCCGAAAAGCTCAAAAGCTCCCCTTACTCCAGGGTGGAGCTCGCCGGCTTTGTCGACAGCCGCAGCACTGACCGCCTGAACGCCAGCGCCCCCGTCCCCCTGCTCGGCAAACTCGATGAGCTCGCCACCCTGGCCAAATGCAACCGCATCCAGGTTATTTACTTGTCGCTCCCGATGGCCTCCCAGCCCCGGATCCTGCAAGTGCTAGATGAGCTCAAAGACACCACGGCATCCATTTACTTTGTGCCTGACATGTTTGTTACCGACCTGATCCAGGGTCAGCCCGGCGCAGTATGCGGCATGCCTGTGATCTCGGTCTGCGAAACCCCATTCCGCGGGACCAACGGCATCGTCAAACGCCTGAGCGACATCGTGTTTTCGATGGGTATCTTGATCTTGATTGCGCCGGTGCTATTGGCGATTGCTGCTGCGGTCAAATTCACCTCGCCCGGGCCCATCATCTTCAAGCAGCGCCGCTACGGCCTAGATGGCGAAGAGATTCTGGTCTACAAGTTCCGCTCCATGAGCGTGACCGAGGACGACGGCGTTGTCACCCAAGCTACCAAAAACGACAGCCGCATCACGCCCTTGGGCGCTTTTTTGCGTAAGACCTCGCTCGACGAGTTGCCCCAGTTCATCAACGTGCTGCAAGGCCGCATGAGCATTGTGGGCCCCCGCCCTCATGCGGTGGCACACAACGAGCTGTACCGCAAACTCATCAAAGGCTACATGGTCCGCCACAAGGTCAAACCCGGCATCACCGGCTGGGCGCAGGTCAACGGCTACCGCGGTGAAACCGACACCCTCGACAAAATGCAAGGCCGCATCGACTACGACCTTGACTACCTCCGCAACTGGTCACTCCGGCTGGACATTCATATCATCTTGCGCACCGTGCGCTTGGTGGCCAAAGACCAACAGGCCTATTAATCCATGCGCAGCCATTACC from the Rhodoferax potami genome contains:
- a CDS encoding CNP1-like family protein is translated as MINLRSALAFLIFGGCIGFAGAQNTLDNPDWTEEKEPPAPAFSTSKVLPLDMPNFVTVKVGIDPSTIMVGGDGVVRYVAVMTNASGTSNAMYEGIRCLTGEVKTYARAGSSGNWSVVSTPVWRDVMGNLPSPHARVFARQAACESRVAGSKAEILNALKFGKNSPNYRAPSEQ
- the proB gene encoding glutamate 5-kinase, which translates into the protein MNQKFSSSVLRDARRVVVKVGSSLVTNDGRGLDEQAIGEWCRQLAHLIRDGREVIMVSSGAIAEGMKRLGWATRPKAVQELQAAAAVGQMGLAQMYETKLRANDLGSAQVLLTHADLADRERYLNARSTLLTLLKLGVVPVINENDTVVNDEIKFGDNDTLGALVANLVEADALVILTDQKGLFTADPRKDPAATFVSEAKAGDPALELMAGGAGSSIGRGGMLTKILAAKRAAGSGASTVIAWGREPDALIRLTQGDAIGTLLIAQTQKNQARKQWMADHLQMRGAVVVDAGAAAKVRDEGKSLLPIGMLQVEGKFSRGDVIAVRDETGLEIARGLANYASAEARLLCRKPSAEFERLLGYAAEPEMVHRDNLVLTR
- the cgtA gene encoding Obg family GTPase CgtA; its protein translation is MKFVDEAYIDISAGDGGAGCVSFRHEKYKEFGGPNGGDGGRGGHVFAVADPNLNTLVDYRFARRYDAKRGEHGMGSDMFGAAGDDITLKMPVGTIITDAETGEVLFELLQPGEVITIAKGGDGGFGNMRFKSAINRAPRQKTPGWPGEKRNLKLELKVLADVGLLGMPNAGKSTFISAVSNARPRIADYPFTTLHPNLGVVRVGPEQSFVVADLPGLIEGAAEGAGLGHQFLRHLQRTRLLLHVIDMAPFDEGVDTVAQAKAIVNELKKYDEELYKKPRWLVLNKLDMIPTDDRVALIKDFVKRYKFKGPVFEISALTREGCEPLIKEIYKHIKAQQIAEMPHVEIDPRFAPGSTDSDAPTE
- the rpmA gene encoding 50S ribosomal protein L27, whose product is MAQKKGGGSTRNGRDSKPKMLGVKAFGGELISAGSIIVRQRGTKFHAGDNVGMGVDHTLFALVDGKVSFAVKGALNKHTVSITAA
- the rplU gene encoding 50S ribosomal protein L21, whose protein sequence is MYAVIKTGGKQYRVAAGEKIKVEQIAADVGQEIVIDQVLAVGNGAELKVGTPLVSGATVTVTVISHGKHDKVRIFKMRRRKHYQKRQGHRQQFTELQIGAIKA
- a CDS encoding polyprenyl synthetase family protein gives rise to the protein MREVDGVIAHRLDSGVPLVGSVSQYIISAGGKRLRPALLLLCCGALGYTGTQRFNMAAVVEFIHTATLLHDDVVDESELRRGAPTANARFGNPASVLVGDFLYSRAFQMMVEAQSMRIMQVLADATNIISEGEVMQLMNMHNAALDEAGYLQVIRSKTAKLFEASARVGAILSGGTPAQEDACAEYGQAMGTAFQVIDDVLDYAGDAAVMGKNLGDDLREGKTTLPLIAAMQRGTDAERATIQTAIETGDISMLDAVVAIVHKTGALDIAKASARIEAERAIAAAKQLPTNAYSACLVSLASQLLERNH
- a CDS encoding FxDxF family PEP-CTERM protein — translated: MNFTKTSVALAIAVSALAAGSAQAATFNAGTIGKTSKSFIHTPGSFEDTINFSIAAPSNLTAAATSLTLSFASFTFLDIANLTVNLWNNSHPNGSVNYGSFAGNGTGYTFNLPTAGNYHIDIKGVATGINGGTYGVALSAAPVPEPETYAMLLAGLGVMGAIARRRKQAA
- a CDS encoding mannose-1-phosphate guanylyltransferase/mannose-6-phosphate isomerase; translated protein: MLIQPVVLSGGSGTRLWPLSREKYPKQLLPLIGEDSLLQATVRRVEGIAGVELAAPMVVCNEEYRFVIAEQMRLMGKPGTVVLEPLGRNTAPALTIAAHAAIKNGADPVLLVMPADHVIMDGAAFRVAVVKGAQLAQAGAVVTFGITPDAPETGYGYIQSGADFGTDGAKQIARFVEKPDLQTALAYLDEGTYSWNSGLFMMKASVWLAAMERCRPDIAQACATAWSEGRADGEFMRVGKEAFSACPSDSIDYAVMERLAGQGGAVLDGLPTGVVIPLSAGWSDVGAWEALWNVLPKDDAGNVAQGDVLMQDSRNTLALSEGRLIACVGVDDLIVVETADAILVAHKNKTQDVKKIVDRLKQAGRSEGQAHRKVFRPWGWYDSIDHGERFQVKRIVVKPGAALSLQMHHHRAEHWIVVSGTAKVTVGDKTLLLSENESTYIPLGTTHRLENPGKLALEMIEVQSGSYLGEDDIVRFEDVYGR
- a CDS encoding NDP-sugar synthase, whose amino-acid sequence is MAKGMILAAGQGTRVRPLTKDLPKPMVPILGKPVMEYLIEHLARHGIREIIINVAYHHQRIEQYFGDGSRWGVEIAYSYEGVREHGDILPRPMGSAGGMRRIQDFSGFFDETTLVLCGDALIDLDITAAIAEHKAKGALASVVALEVPLQEVQNYGMVVADEDGRIRSFQEKPKPEDAKSTLASTGIYIFEPEILDKVPKDTMYDIGSELFPRLAQDGSPFYVQNRPFHWIDIGRVSDYWTVLQRVLKGEVENMPMPGKQVQPGVWVGLNTSIPWGKVKIEGPVYIGSSVKIEEGATIVGPAWIGHGSVIRSGARITRGILFEYTRIAPDMHFHEMIVSRLYCVNRYGETLYAGDDTSRLRWGDARA
- the epsA gene encoding XrtB/PEP-CTERM-associated transcriptional regulator EpsA, with the translated sequence MSLLPSLSTEDLHHYHRVVTHSVEVRSHFDMLIWLQGDMQKYLPHDILIAAWGDFSSGHVQHDIISALSGVRSHAAQSEFLSPLMVSLFNRWAEFGKKPFSLNAGDSGFSLDEFGLKSALGGALLKMRSATIHGITDERGSHDCVYVVFSARKQFTDLERNAMAMVLPYIDTALRQVEHLPHQSGVSSSAPANPAAETKIPEPDVLTEREAEILKWVALGKTNPEIGSILDISAFTVKNHMQRVFKKLDVSNRAQAVGKFRAWVNHV
- a CDS encoding undecaprenyl-phosphate glucose phosphotransferase, which produces MSKAHITFSAAEFNRSTEHASMGRDNLLGILETCLCPTALVGSLWVLAYWFEGSVPPAYLLLAVLAFALTFPGEPRLQASKSGSVLDICLNWVWIAVLLGLTGYATGYIRQFDLQALTAWLWAAPATEIALTFGLRIAAPIIISLQGPKQRALIVGMNEQGLALAEKLKSSPYSRVELAGFVDSRSTDRLNASAPVPLLGKLDELATLAKCNRIQVIYLSLPMASQPRILQVLDELKDTTASIYFVPDMFVTDLIQGQPGAVCGMPVISVCETPFRGTNGIVKRLSDIVFSMGILILIAPVLLAIAAAVKFTSPGPIIFKQRRYGLDGEEILVYKFRSMSVTEDDGVVTQATKNDSRITPLGAFLRKTSLDELPQFINVLQGRMSIVGPRPHAVAHNELYRKLIKGYMVRHKVKPGITGWAQVNGYRGETDTLDKMQGRIDYDLDYLRNWSLRLDIHIILRTVRLVAKDQQAY